A window from Opitutia bacterium ISCC 52 encodes these proteins:
- a CDS encoding Gfo/Idh/MocA family oxidoreductase, translating to MNRRRFLKTAGFAATATTFPLWYQEELLAQSTTAVPKMKNDRLGIALVGCGGRGTGVAREMVYYGDMVAICDVDDAQIAKVKEHFPKARAYKDFRDVMEQKDVDVVICGTVDHWHTLVSLAAMRAGKDVYCEKPLTLCIDEGKHLVEAEKRTGRILQTGTQQRSDPRFRLACELVRNKRIGELKEIDVYLPAGLHEGPFNSAPIPAGFDWDMWQGQTKAVDFVPQRGHRTFRYWWEYSGGTMTDWGAHHNDIALWATGFERSGPVSAEGKMLTDMIPGGYTAASQYELKYVYPSGVVHRCRSTLASSWSGGVVNQFGQLHGVRFQGTAGWLWVTRGHMESSIPDILTEPLPLGAERLYVSNDHVENFVESVRSRKKAICDAEIGHRSATMCHLGVTAVRLGRKIHWDPITESYIGDEKAAATQQPPMRKPWDYSLV from the coding sequence ATGAATAGAAGACGCTTCCTGAAAACGGCTGGATTTGCTGCAACCGCCACTACTTTCCCTCTGTGGTATCAGGAGGAGCTATTGGCTCAATCCACGACTGCCGTTCCTAAAATGAAGAACGACCGACTGGGCATTGCTCTGGTTGGGTGTGGTGGACGAGGGACAGGTGTCGCGAGGGAAATGGTCTACTACGGTGATATGGTCGCTATCTGTGACGTTGATGATGCGCAAATCGCCAAGGTCAAAGAGCACTTTCCCAAAGCACGTGCCTACAAAGATTTTCGCGACGTAATGGAGCAAAAAGACGTCGATGTTGTTATCTGTGGCACGGTCGACCATTGGCATACCCTCGTTTCATTAGCGGCCATGCGCGCTGGTAAAGATGTCTATTGTGAAAAACCACTGACCCTTTGTATCGATGAGGGGAAGCATTTGGTTGAGGCAGAAAAAAGGACTGGACGTATCCTACAAACGGGTACTCAGCAAAGGAGTGATCCACGGTTCCGATTGGCCTGTGAGCTGGTTCGAAACAAGCGTATTGGCGAGCTGAAAGAAATCGATGTGTATCTTCCCGCGGGGCTACACGAGGGACCTTTTAATTCAGCACCCATACCGGCAGGATTCGATTGGGATATGTGGCAGGGTCAAACCAAGGCTGTCGATTTTGTTCCCCAACGTGGGCACAGAACTTTTCGTTATTGGTGGGAATATTCAGGTGGTACCATGACAGACTGGGGAGCACACCATAATGACATTGCTTTGTGGGCGACCGGTTTTGAGCGCAGTGGTCCCGTTTCGGCAGAAGGTAAAATGCTCACCGACATGATCCCGGGAGGTTATACAGCTGCCAGCCAATATGAACTTAAATACGTTTACCCTAGTGGAGTGGTACATCGTTGTCGAAGCACCTTGGCGAGTTCTTGGAGTGGGGGTGTAGTGAACCAATTCGGTCAGCTACACGGAGTTCGTTTCCAGGGAACAGCCGGTTGGCTTTGGGTAACGCGTGGGCATATGGAATCAAGCATTCCCGATATTCTTACTGAGCCGCTTCCTTTGGGAGCCGAACGGCTTTACGTGAGCAATGACCATGTTGAGAACTTTGTGGAGTCGGTTCGTTCCAGGAAGAAAGCCATTTGTGATGCTGAGATCGGGCATCGTTCTGCAACGATGTGTCACCTGGGGGTTACGGCTGTTCGGTTAGGCCGCAAGATTCATTGGGATCCGATTACTGAATCCTACATCGGTGATGAGAAGGCAGCAGCTACCCAACAGCCTCCAATGCGCAAGCCGTGGGACTATTCTCTGGTATGA
- a CDS encoding amidase has translation MSHSFSVTSFFLPSWIILFLSGCGEPGMEEPGPTASYNEFPLLEASIQELQSKMELGELSSQQITELYLDRILAIDKDGPKLNSVIEINPDALEIAAAMDEERAAGMVRGPMHGIPVMIKDNIDTADQMMTTAGATALIGNYAKEDAFLVKKLRESGAVLLGKTNLSEWANFRSFKSSSGWSSRGGQTKNPYVLDRNPCGSSSGSGAAVSANLCAVTIGTETNGSIVCPSNANGVVGIKPTVGLISRSGVIPISFSQDTAGPMARSVSDAALFMGALVGVDDRDSKSKESAGHSHDDYTQFLNEDGLRGKRIGVWTSKLSMHYGVEPAMESILKRMEEAGAVLVGLDEIVPDSGDMGGKSFLRMQYEFKDGLNKYLETASPSSGVKTLADIIAHNRENEAEAMPYFKMGILELSETRGDLQEDKYLDIRDSITDRTREGIDEAMSSHDLDAIFAPTGGPAWCSDPVNGDRGVGGSSSPCAWAGYPIITVPAASVHGLPLGVSFMGRAWSEGELIEIAYGFEQLTQARKAPEFLPTIQY, from the coding sequence ATGAGCCACTCCTTTTCAGTTACTTCCTTTTTTCTTCCTAGTTGGATTATTTTATTCCTGTCGGGGTGCGGAGAGCCAGGAATGGAGGAACCAGGACCGACCGCGAGCTACAATGAGTTTCCGCTTCTGGAGGCTTCGATCCAGGAGCTCCAGTCAAAGATGGAATTGGGTGAACTCAGTTCCCAGCAAATTACAGAGCTCTACTTGGATCGTATTCTTGCCATCGACAAAGACGGTCCGAAACTGAACTCGGTGATCGAGATCAATCCGGACGCCCTGGAAATTGCGGCCGCGATGGATGAGGAACGAGCCGCCGGAATGGTTCGTGGTCCCATGCACGGGATCCCTGTCATGATCAAAGACAATATCGATACCGCGGACCAGATGATGACCACGGCTGGCGCGACGGCGTTGATCGGAAACTATGCGAAGGAAGATGCCTTTCTAGTGAAGAAACTTCGGGAAAGCGGAGCGGTTCTGCTTGGGAAAACGAATCTTAGTGAATGGGCTAACTTCAGGTCCTTTAAATCATCAAGTGGCTGGAGTAGTCGTGGTGGACAAACAAAAAATCCTTATGTGCTCGACCGCAATCCCTGTGGATCCAGCTCTGGATCCGGAGCGGCGGTGTCAGCGAATCTATGTGCCGTTACCATCGGGACAGAGACCAATGGCTCGATAGTGTGTCCCAGCAACGCTAATGGGGTGGTTGGTATCAAGCCAACGGTTGGGCTCATTAGTCGGAGTGGGGTGATTCCAATTTCATTCTCGCAGGATACGGCCGGACCGATGGCTCGTTCGGTAAGCGATGCGGCTCTGTTTATGGGTGCTCTTGTTGGCGTCGATGATCGAGACTCCAAATCGAAAGAAAGTGCAGGACACTCGCATGATGACTACACTCAGTTTTTAAATGAGGATGGTCTCAGGGGAAAGAGGATAGGCGTTTGGACCTCCAAGCTATCCATGCATTATGGTGTTGAGCCAGCCATGGAATCCATTTTGAAACGCATGGAAGAAGCGGGTGCTGTATTAGTGGGTCTTGATGAGATCGTTCCTGATAGCGGTGACATGGGCGGAAAATCCTTTCTACGCATGCAGTATGAGTTCAAGGACGGATTAAATAAATACCTGGAAACTGCCTCACCAAGCTCCGGTGTAAAAACGCTGGCGGATATCATCGCTCACAATCGGGAAAACGAGGCAGAGGCCATGCCTTACTTTAAGATGGGCATTCTCGAATTGTCTGAGACCAGGGGAGATCTTCAGGAAGATAAGTACCTGGATATCCGTGACTCCATCACAGACCGGACCCGAGAAGGGATTGATGAGGCAATGAGCTCACATGACCTGGATGCCATTTTTGCTCCTACTGGAGGACCAGCCTGGTGCAGTGATCCGGTCAATGGGGATCGAGGTGTAGGAGGCAGTTCTTCACCCTGTGCCTGGGCAGGTTATCCTATCATCACTGTACCGGCGGCATCGGTTCATGGATTGCCCCTTGGTGTTTCGTTTATGGGACGAGCTTGGTCGGAAGGAGAGCTGATCGAAATTGCCTACGGCTTTGAACAGCTGACCCAGGCGAGAAAGGCGCCGGAGTTTTTACCTACGATTCAGTATTGA